GTGACGAGGCCGGGAAGCTGGCCGAGCGGCTGGCCGCCGGGCCGGAGCGGGTGCTGGTGATCGGTGCCGGTTTCACCGGTTCGGAGATCGCCTCTGCCTGCCGGGAGCGGGGTATCGAGGTCACGGTCGCAGAACGCGGCCCCGCACCCCTGGTGGGCGCGCTCGGCGGCACCCTGGCGAAACTCGCGGCGGCCATGCACCGCAACCACGGCGTGGACCTGCGCACCGGAGTGACGGTCACCGCTCTGCGCGGGGACGGGAACGGCCGGTTCACCGGCGCGGACCTGTCCGACGGCAGCCGTGTCGAGGCGGATGTGTGCGTGGTGGCGTTGGGGGCGGTCCGCAACGTCGAGTGGCTGGCGGAGTCCGGGCTGGCGGCGGGTCCGCGCGGGATCGCCTGCGACGCCGGGTGCCGGGCCTTCAACATGTACGGGATAGTGACCGACGACGTCTTCGTCGCCGGTGACGTCTCCCGGTTCCCGCACCCGCTGTTCGGGTACCAGATGCTCTCCCTGGAGCACTGGGGCAACGCGGTCGAACAGGCCGAGGTGGCGGCCCACAACATGGTCAGCCCCGGTCCCCTGCGGCGCCCGCACCTCGCCGTCCCGACGTTCTGGTCGACCCAGTTCGGGCTCAACATCAAGTCGGTCGGCGTGCCCACCTACTCCGACCACGTCGTCATCGCCCAGGGCTCTCTGGAGGCGCGCCGTCTGGCGGTGGTCTACGGCTACCAGGGACGGATCACCGCCGCGGTCACCGTCGACATGGCCAAGTCGCTCGACTACTACAAGCACCTGATCGAGACGGCAGCTCCGTTCCCGCCCCCGCCCGGCGCGGCGGACCGCGCGATCGCGGCCGACGTCACGATTCCGTCCGACGTGCCCGACCCGAGCGGGCTGTCGCACGGTCCCACCGTGGCGCTCACCGGTCACCTGCCCGATCGACGACTGACCGTGGTGCAGCCCACGCGCTGACCCACGTCCCGCCCGACGACGAGGAGCCACCATGGCCTCCGAGACCTTGCTGGCACGGATCTCCGACTACGCGAACCGCCCCGACCCCTACCCGCTGTACGCGGAACTCCGCGAGGCCGGTCCCGTGGTGCGGCAGGCCGACGGCAGCTGTCTGGTCGGCACCTACCACGAAATCGCCGCTCTGCTCCACGACCCGCGGATGAGTGCCGAACCGCGCAGCCGCACCGACTCGTCGTCGTCCGAGGAGACGAGACGGCCGCCGTTCCTGCGGCTCGACGACCCCGAGCACCACAGACTGCGCACCCTGGCCATGCGGCCGTTCGGGCCGCCGCACAGCCCTCGCCGGGTCGATGCCATGCGCGGCGAGATCGCCCACATCACCGGCGAACTGATCGAGGCGCTCCGGGACCGCGAGCAGATCGACGTCGTCGACGACTTCGCCTACCCCCTGCCCATCACCGTCATCTGCCGGCTGATGGGCGTCCCGCGCGAGGACGAGA
This portion of the Streptomyces mirabilis genome encodes:
- a CDS encoding NAD(P)/FAD-dependent oxidoreductase, with product MPGDLTDGRIVIVGASLAGLRAAETLREEGFTGSLTVVGDEPRAPYDRPPLSKQVLLGKTPADTTALPMRRDPEADWRLGVAATGMDPLEKRVMLADGESLPYDRLLIATGTRSRPWPNPDEASLDGVFTLRTSDEAGKLAERLAAGPERVLVIGAGFTGSEIASACRERGIEVTVAERGPAPLVGALGGTLAKLAAAMHRNHGVDLRTGVTVTALRGDGNGRFTGADLSDGSRVEADVCVVALGAVRNVEWLAESGLAAGPRGIACDAGCRAFNMYGIVTDDVFVAGDVSRFPHPLFGYQMLSLEHWGNAVEQAEVAAHNMVSPGPLRRPHLAVPTFWSTQFGLNIKSVGVPTYSDHVVIAQGSLEARRLAVVYGYQGRITAAVTVDMAKSLDYYKHLIETAAPFPPPPGAADRAIAADVTIPSDVPDPSGLSHGPTVALTGHLPDRRLTVVQPTR